A segment of the Leptolyngbya sp. NIES-3755 genome:
CATCCGTATCGGACTTCAATAGCTTTGCGTTCTGAAACTGCGGATAAGCTTCGAGAATACTCTGTAAACTGCGAATGGGAATTTTGCTATCTGAGTCTGAAGCTTTTACGATCGTTGCTGTTCCTGATTGATGATGAATTTGCTCGATCGAAAGAGTGGTATCTTCCTCACCTACAAAGCAAGCTTCAATCTCAACTCTGTCTAAAATCGCTGCATTATGCTCTAGATAAGGTGTAAAGCTAGAACTTCCTTCGATACACAGAATTGGAATATCAGCATAATTCCGAATCAGTGCAGCACTATCGCCCACATTTGCACCAATGTCGATCGCGCTTGCATCTGGGTATTTCTGAAAAACGGCTTGAGCAATGTAACCCAATGAAGTGTCATATCTTTGCCAAGCTTGTTGATAACGGTCTAGAGCATGATCGAGCGGCAACAAAAGCGAATAACGCCCAATCGAATGAATCTTAGCCTCTAGTCCACTCTGATTAAGTTCGAGTAATTCAGCAAAAACAGTTTCTAGCTGCTCAACCGCTTTGATTTGACTAAATTCGCTGACTGCTCTCGACTGACCACAACGAGCGATCGACTCCCATTGATCCGAGTCGATCGCCAAAGTTGCCAGCACATCCGCGAGTTCGATCGAATTCTCTGACTCAAACAAAAGTCCATCAACTCCATGCTGATTGATAATTTCGCCAGCGCCCCCGGTTCCACTGGTTACTAAAGTCAATCCTGCTGACATTGCTTCAATTTGACTAATTCCAAAAGGCTCTTCAAAGCGCGATGGAAACACAAGAACATTGTGTGTTTTGTAGAGGTCTTTTAACTGTTGCCGCGAAAGTGCACCTGTGAATTGAATGCTGTCCTGTAAGTTCTCAGCAATGACAAAAGATTTCAGAGCTTCGACAAACTCAGGCTGAAACGTTCCACCTGCGATCGTGGCGCTAAACTCAATCCCGCTCGCATTCAGAATCGATAATGCCTCAAGCAGAACATCCGGTCCTTTGTAGGGCATGACTAAGCTTGCATAGGCAATTCTGAGTCGATCGCGGTTTGGCAGTTCTGGTTGATAAAACGCTTCAACATCTGCTCCCGGATAAATCGTCTGAACGTTCGAGGTCGGATATCCCTGCGAAGCGAGACTATGAATCACCCAATCGCTGCAAGTGATATAGCGGTAAATCGATCGCTGCGGTGAGCATTCAACCGGATAGCCTGGTTGAAAATTCATGACATAATGTGCGATCGGAATTTTTCGGCTCAAGAGTACATCAATCAGTTCAACGCCTACTGTCAAAAAATCTACGTTTCCAGCAAAACAAACATCAGGCTGAAACGCATCAATCTGCTGATTCAGGACTTGAACATTATGATGGAGTCGATCGCGGACTGTCTCTTCATCAAACCATCTTGTCTCTCCAGACCACTCACCCAACAGTTGAAAACATCGATCAATACAGGGTTCTGCATAACGGCTTTCATGCACTCCAAAAAATTCTGGAGTGTCGCTGGTCAGTACTAAAACTTGATGCCCGCGATGTTGTAAAAGCCGGGCAAAATCTGCGATCGATCTTTCATATCCACCCAGCACTTGAGGCGGGTAAAGGTTTGTCAGAACTAGAATCTTGAGCGACTTTGCGATTTCTGTTGAAACACCGCGATCGGAAATGGCTGAAGCAGTCAAAGCAACCTCCAGATATCAATACTGTTCAATCACGATCGCTCAGCTTTGGACGTAGATTTCCCACATCTGTTGGTAAGCTCGTTCCATTTCACGAGTGAACTGTTTACCATTCCACAGGGGAGACGATCGCTTGGATTGATGTAGCTTAGAAACAACGCTTTGCCGTAGGGCTGCATCCGTTCCGAGGCGTACACCCCATTCAATATACTCGCGATCGCTAAAAGCGATCCCTTCAGTTACACCGACATTCATCATCATGGTGTAACTATTGCGGGCAGCAAATTGCTCACCCACACGAGTCACAATCGGAATTTCTCGCCAAAGTGTTTCAAGCGTAGTCGTTGCGCCGTTATACGGGAAAGTATCGAGAACGATATCCGCGATCGCTAAATTCGCTCGATGACTGGGAACGGATGGATCAATTTTTGGAAAACGTAAGCGATCGTGTGAAACTCCAACTTCGTCTGCAATATCGAAGAAGAAGGTTTGAACGGACTTGCTATCTGCATAGCCTTTAATCAAGAGATAGCTATTTGGGACTTCTTTAATAATTTGCAGTTGCAGCTTTGCCGTATCTCGATGGCGTTTATAGCCTGCTTGTGAGGTGAGGAAAACAACTGCATCCTCTGGAATGTCTAGGTCTTCACGTCGCAGCGATGGAGCATCCACTTCAAACCCATCTACCCCAATGTAAGCCTGAGGCAATCGCCAAATTTTCTCGCTGTAGTAACTCTCTGCTGCCTCTGGTAGAACATAAGGATCAGCAATAAAATAGTCAACAGCCGGAACCCCTGACGCATCCCAGCCTAGCCAAGTCGCTTGCACCGGAGCAGGTCTGAGCGCCATGACTTCACAAGTAAGATCAAGCGTAATGCTATCGAGATCGATCAGAATATCGATTTCATCTTCATAGATTTGCTCGGCAATGGTAATCGCAGGTGTGATCACTGAGATGGGACGCATGTGATCGGCGCGAGTGGCGAATACCGCTTGAATCGGATCGTCGTTCTCTTGATAGCTGATCATGTAAGCGTAGATTTGAAAGCGATCGTGTTCATGATGGTTGAACAGCCAACGCGCTAACCACCCCACCGAATGATGCTTCATGCAGTAGGACAAGTAACCAATTCTGAGCGGTCTTGTCGGATTCGCTTGCCAAGCTTGAATTCGCTCTGAAAACTGAAACTTCTGGACTTGCTCTGCATACTGAAGCCGCTTATTGTTCTGGCAAAGCTCCATCAATTGGTTTTGTAGCGGTCGCCAGAGATCGGGTCGGTCTTTGCAGTAAACCAGGTGATAAGCAGCATTGAACAGTCGCGTGACTTGTAGTGAAGAAAGATCGCTGGGTTGCTGCTCCACAAGGGTTTGAAGTAAGTCGTACTGCTGTTGTGCAGTGGCGATCGCTTCTTCCCAATAGCCGCCTGCACTCAGCAATCCCCGCAGCAGAATATGTCCTGTGATCAGTTTGTCTGCCAGTGAGTTCACCTCCTCAAAGTGACGTTTGGCAACCGCAATTCCTTCATCGTAATTCAGAGCATTCTGATGGAATAACGCCAAATCGTTAAGCAAATCTGGAACGTTCTGAGATTGTAAAACGATCGTGATTAGTTCTGCTGCTTCTTTTGCTCGACCTAACTCGTGACCCAATCTAAATGCAGTACCCACGAGCAGATCATACCAAGCCTCAGCGTTAGAGATCCGAGTTCCACAAAGCTTGAGCAGTTCAAAAATCTCTGGTGAGGGCAGAACTTGACCAAAAACGCGCCGAATAGCTGTAAACGCTAAAGTTTGACTAAATTCGGGCTGTTCGGTTTGAAGTTGATCAATCAGCCCAATTTCAGCAAAAATAGCGGGTGTAAATAATCCGATCTCGATCGAGAGTTGGACCAGATGCCACAAATTATCAATGTGATTGGGTGAAACTTCTCGAATATGTTGGCGGATTGCCCAAGCCATTGAATAATCACACAGCGATTCGCGGCGTTCTGCTTCGGTTTGCAACACCTGAACTAGCTCTAAAACACTTTGCTCTTGCTGCTCTGAATCAGCTTCGGAAAGCGCAAGTAGCCAAGTCGTTTGGGCTTCTGCTTCTTCTCCTTGCAGCAATAACAGCAAGCCATAGTGCCAGTAATACAGTTTTTGCTCCGGTTCGTCAGCGATCGCTTGCTCGTAGAGGGTTGCAGCCTGAGCGTACTGTCCTTGAACTAAATAATCATGGGCTTGCTGTTGCCAGGATAAAGACGGATCAGTCGGGGGCGTTGACAGCATCGTCATAGGGAATCCACACAAAGAACGTATTGAGTATCGACAACGGTTACACCAAAATAACGCGCAAAAGCAAAGTGGACAGAATGAATCTGCCCACCTCAAAACCGTTTACGGTGTTACGAGCAATCTAGTTGTTCACTTGAGCCGTGCCAGTGCCGCAACTGATTGAATCAGCGCCACTTGCTGGAACGTTTGGCGCGGATGGAGTAGCCGTACCAGGGCTGTTCGCTTCGCACAATCCTGCAACGAAGTTCGATTGAGTTGTCGGAGTGCTGACCGATTGGCTACCATTGAAACTGGTGATGTTTGCGCTAATCGTCGTAGCGAATACACCGCCAACATATGCTTTGAGCGTTGCCACGTTCGGAATGCCAAAGTTGTTGACAGCGGTGAGCGGACCAGTAGCACCAGTAGGTGCTTTAGCAGTGTAAGTGTAGTTGGTGGTTGTCTTCGCCACGACTCCAGCCAGTTGTGCCAATTCAGTTGCAAAAGTTCCATTGGTGGAATAGTACTCTTGCTGAGCACGGTTCACACTGCCCACATACTGCTTCGATTCAGACTGCTTCGCCTTGTTCGATTGGTTGAGGAACGAAGGAAGCGCGATCGCCGACAAGATACCAATGATGATGATCACCACGAGCAATTCGATCAGGGTGAAACCACCCTCTCTCTTTTTCGACACCAAATGGTTGAGGAATTTTGCCTTCAGTTCAGATTTCATGAGAAACGTTTCTCCTTTAAGGTGCGGTTTGTTTGAACTTCTAACGCCTGAATCTAATCTGCCCAGCCTGATCAAGTTTCATATCACCGCACCTCAAAAGGAATTTTACTCCGTAGTTTCAACCATGACGTAGCCCATCTCTTCAAGCGGCAGCAGCAGATTTTTAATCAAATCAAATGCTTCTGTTTCTGGTGTGGGTTCTAATGTAACGGGATTAAAGGGTCGGAGTTTCTGCCACCATTGCACCAACGCATTCATCGGTTGTGGCATTTCGAGCAAGGGCAGTAAACATCCAGCACTGAGACTATCTACGGCAACGGCATGATTGACTAACTGCAAATAGTCACTAAGCTGAAACGCTTTCAACTGCGTCACACACATCGTCAGATCTTGCTTAAATTCATCTTTGTGGAGTTGCGGATTAATGTGAATCGTTGCCGATCGCCATTGTTCATCTGTCCATTCGGAAATTGGAGTATAGGAATGTTCATGTCCTTGATGACCACACCAGATATCGAGCAAGCGATTATGAGGATGCAACAATTCAACCAGATAAAGCTGTTCTTCTACTGTTTTCTCTGCAAGACTCATCACGATCGAGAAAGGCAGTTCATCAATATCCATGAAGAGTGACATCAAATCCCAGTCCCGCCAATTGACCATCGAGGCAAATTCTAAGTCTGCTTCTCGAAGCGCTGCAAAGAATTCTGGAATTGTCCAACCTTTATCACCTTCGAGCAAGTAGTTTGCTAGAACAGTTTGATCATCCGTTTCAAAGTTGGAATTCCAGCCTCTAAGTTTGAGCATTACATTGTTCTTGAGGCACTTCATCGTTTGCCGAACAAGCTGCACATTTTCTTCGGGTTCACCGCCTGACATTAAACCTACTTGGCTAAAAAACTTCTGAGCGCTGAGATAAACCGCTCGCTGCAATGAACTATGAAAATTGGTGCGAAGAATACCATCCGGTTTCAGCACTTCTCGCATCGCCTTCAATCCCGCGATCGGATCTGGCAGCAAATACAACACCTCATCATTATTGATGTAGTCGAACTGCATTCCCAAACTGGGCAAATCTTCCAGCGCGATCGCATGAAATTCTGCATTCTCGATGTTGTGATACTGCAATCGTTTCCGTGCTAGATCGACCGATGCGGGAGAAAGATCGATGCCGACAATTTTCGCGCCTGGATTCGCGATCGCCAATTCCAGCGATTTATATCCGGTTCCACACCCTGCATCGAGAATGACTTTCCCCGCAGGTGTAATCACTTTCTGATTGCGACGATAGTATGCCGTTACCAAACTGTGAATGTAAAGAGTTCTCGGATTTTTCGGAAATTCTTCTAGTGGCGTTCTCGGATAAGGTGCATTATCGAACTGCTGACGCATCTTTTCCAGAAAGTCAGACTTAAGCGGAGTCATGGTCATCGTCGGTTCTCCCGAATAGCCGAAAATTCCCTCCAATATGCCTGCACGATTCAGATTGACCTCCGTAATGATGCGGGTCAATTAGAAATGGAAAATGGTCGATCGCGCTTTTCACGCAATTAGAACCTTTATACTGAAATCAGAAAATCCCGTTGCAAGGAGGCTCGATCGATGGTCACTCAACCGCAACTCAATGAAATCATTTACCCGGAAGGCGATGGCAAGCCAATGGCAGACAATACCAAGCAATTTCGCTGGATTGTGGTGATTGAGCAAAATCTAGAATGGCTGTTCGCAGATGATCCGAACGTATTTGTGGCAGGCGATCTTCTGTGGTATCCGGTCGAGGGCAATAATCGGTTATGCACGGCTCCCGATGCGATGGTAGTGTTTGGTAGACCTAAAGGCGATCGAGGTTCTTACCTGCAATGGGAAGAGGAGAATCTGCCGCCGCAAGTGGTTTTTGAGATTCTGTCTCCGGGCAATACACCTCGCGAAATGGGTCGAAAATTGGTGTTCTACAACACTTATGGCGTAGAAGAATACTACATCTATGACCCAGATCGAAATCAATTAGAAGGATGGTGTCGATCGGAAGATGAACTCCTCGATCAAATTGAATCGATCGACGGCTGGACCAGTCCTCGATTGGGCATTCGATTCCAACTGGGTGAAGAATTGCAGCTATATCGACCCGATGGAGTGCCCTTTTTCTCGTTTGCTCAAATCAATCAGATGTTAGACGAAGAACGCCAGCGAGCCGAACAAGAACGACAAAGAGCAGACGAGGAACGACGAAGAGCGGAAGAATCTGAACAACGTGCAGAACAAGAGCGGCAAAGAGCCGAAGAAATGGAAAAATTGCTGCAACAATATCGAGAGCGATTCGGAGAACTAAACCTAGAGTAAGAAATTTCAGGATTGCAGTCTAGAAATCCAACACCTAAGAAAATCACGTGCCATAATGGTGAGGCTGAAAATCCGTAGGGGAAAAGATAGCACTCCCAACCACTTAATTGAAGGAGAAAAAATGGCACGAGTGATGGTCGTTGGAGCGGGTGGAGTGAGCCGCGTTGTAACTCACAAACTTGCTGCACTGGAAGAGTTTGATGAAATTCTACTCGCCAGCAGGACTCTGGAACGATGTAATACGATCGCCGAAAGTATATCGTCCAAGTCTATTCAGACCGCACAATTGGATGCGGATAACGTGCCCGAAACCGTCAAGCTACTCAAAGCGTTTCGCCCCGATATTCTGATCAATGTGGCTCTGCCTTATCAAGATCTGTCGCTGATGGATGCCTGCCTCGAAGCAGGTGTGAACTATCTCGACACGGCAAATTATGAGCCTCCTGACAATCCGAAATTCGAGTATCGCTGGCAGTGGGCTTATCAAGAACGCTTTTTTGATGCGGGATTGACGGCAATTCTGGGCTGTGGGTTCGATCCAGGCGTGACTGGAATTTTTACGGCTTACGCACTGAAACATCATTTTGATGAGATTCACGAACTCGATATCGTGGATTGCAATGCAGGGAGCCACGGTCGAGCGTTTGCGACCAATTTCAACCCGGAAATCAATATTCGTGAGATTACGCAGCCGGGTCGCTATTACGAAAAAGGCGAATGGGTGACGGTTCCACCGCTGTCGATTCATCAGCCTGTGGACTATCCCGAAATTGGCGATCGAGAGTCGTATCTTCTCTATCACGAAGAGCTTGAATCGTTGGTAAAACACATTCCAACGCTGAAACGAGCACGATTCTGGATGACGTTTTCGGAGAATTATTTGATGTATCTCCGAGTGCTGGAAACGTTGGGATTGACTCGGATTGATCCGATCGATTACCACGGAACTCCAGTCGTGCCATTGAAACTCCTGAAGAAGTTATTGCCTGATCCGTCTTCGTTGGCGGCGACTTATACGGGACAAACCTCGATCGGGTGTCATTTGCGTGGCATCAAGAATGGTCAACCGCAGCAGTATTACATCTACAACAATTGTGATCACGCCGAAGCTTACCAGGAAGTGGGAGCACAAGCGATTTCTTACACAACAGGTGTTCCTGCGGCTTTGGGTGCATTGATGGTGGTGAGTGGTGTTTGGCAAAAACCAGGCGTGTTTAATGTCGAACAGCTTGATCCCGATCCGTTCTTGCAACGATTAGGCGCAATGGGATTACCTTGGCATGAGGTGATTGGTCAATCTTCTCCGTTTGCTGGAGTGTAAGGGATGATCAATGATACTGTGATGGCGACCATTCCGTCGCCCTGTTTTGTGCTGGATGAGGCACGATTGGAACGGAATTTGCAGATCTTCGATCGAGTTCAGCAAGCCGCTCCCGTTAAGGTGCTTTTGGCGTTGAAAGCGTATGCCTTGTTTCATTCGTTTCCGCTGATTAGTAAAACGCTATCGGGAGCTTCAGCAAGTTCGCTCTGGGAAGCTCGGTTGGCAGCAGAAGAATTTGGAGGTGCATTGCATGTCTATTCGCCTGCTTATCGAGATCAGGATTTGCCGGAATTGCTCGATCGAGCAACCCATTTGACGTTTAATTCGCTTAGTCAGTGGGAGCGATCGCCAAAAGGAGCAACTTCGATCGGACTTCGGATCAATCCACTTTATTCGCCAGTCAAAACGGCTCTGTACAATCCTTGCCAACCAGGATCGCGGCTTGGAGTTCATCCAGAGCAATTAGGCGATCGCTTACCTGAAGGAATCAGTGGCTTTCTGTCTCACAATCTGTGTGAAAGCGATTCTTTTGCATTGGAGAAAACGCTTCAGCAGATTGAGCAGCACTATGGTCACTTGTTACCTCAGATCCAGTGGTTGAATTTAGGTGGCGGACATCTGATGACGCATGAGAACTATGATGTCGATCACGCGATCGCAGTTCTGAATGCGTTTCACGATCGTTATCCTCATTTGCAGTTGTATCTAGAACCGGGAAGCGCGATCGTTTGGCAAACGGGCGATTTAGTTGGCACTGTTCTCGATTTGATTCCAACAAACGACTTCACTCATGTGATGCTGGATGTGTCTTTCACAGCACACATGCCTGATTGTTTGGAGATGCCTTATCAACCAGAAATTGAAGGAGCATCACAGTCTGGAGACTATCGCTTAGGAGGATCAAGCTGTTTAGCTGGAGATTTCCTCGGTGATTATGGGTTCGATCGACCGCTATCGATCGGCGATCGACTCGTCTTTAAGGACATGATGCACTACACAATGGTGAAAAGCACCATGTTCAATGGAGTTGCACATCCTGCGATCGGCTGTCTCAAAAAAGATGGATCGTTTGAATTGTGGCGGGAATTTGGCTACGAGGATTATCGATCGAGAGTCGGTTAAGGAAAATAGCGAGAATCTGCGATCGCGAAAATCATGTTTTACCATTTGATTTAATGCGATCGTGGATTTTTTTCTATGGGCAAGAGCAAGAAAGGGAAACCAGAGTGGATCAAAGAAACCCTGGAAATTGATAAAAATCATGGTTGGGAGTCGAAACCAGGCTATAAGATTTTCGTCGCGGGACGAGGCGCGGTGAGGTTTGATGTTCCGCAAAATTGGCACTTTGAACCCGATGAGAAGTCGTTTCGATTTCTTGACGCGCCGCCGCCGAAAGATGATTGTCGGTTAGAAGTTTCTTACAATCATTTGCCGAAACAGGATTGGAGTTTATTTCCGTTAGCGCATACGGTGAAAAAGATTGCGACTGACGATCGACGAGATGTGATCGAAGTGGGAAACGTTGTAACGCTGAAACGTCAAACGGCTCGAATTGCTTGGATACAAATTAAGTTCATCGACTCCAATGAGGAGCGCGAGGCGTATTCTCGAATCTGTGTCGGGCTTGGCTCAAGTGTTCAATGTTTGATCACGTTTGACTATTGGGCGGATCAGGCGGAAAAGCTGACTCCGGTTTGGGACGAGGTGATGAATACGCTCGTGTTGGGATTGTACATTCGTGATCCGAGAACTGGGTTTGCGATGCCAGATTAAACCTGCTCTGAGTTCAATCCCAAAGCAGGTTCAGAGATCTACAGATTGACGAACTGTCCGCCAATACTAATCGTGCGAGTCTCGATCGTGCCCAAGTTAAATTGGTAAACGGTGAAAAAGACGTGATTTTTCTCCGTAATATAGCCTTGAGCAATATAGGTTTTGACCCCAACCGGAAACACTCCACCCACATCACACAGCATCTTTTGGTCAGTCGGTAGATTCGGCTGAGTACAAACCCGACTTTGCCAATTTTGCACTAAATACTGGGCGTAATCTTCTTTTGAAGGACGGTTCAACATTGCCAACATCGTAGCCGCGATCGAGACTCCAATTAACAGTGATTTCATGAGGGTTCTCCGGTAGGTTGGTCGAGCGCATTCGATGGACGGTGCTGAAGTTCCGTTAAACGGTTCTGAGTTCGATCGAGCCAATGATCACATTCCTGAATCAAGGCAACATACCGTCCTCGAATCACGTTCAACTCTTGGTTACAGGTTGTTTCTAGACGATTGAGTTGCGTCTCAAACCATTGCTGCTCACGAGCTTCAACTTGATGAGGTGCACCGATTCTGATCACAGGTGGCTTTGTTTTCCGTAATCCGATCGAGTCCTGTTTGAACTGCTCGAAACATTCAGAAATTAAGCGATCGCATTCTTCGGCTAACTGTTGTCGTCGCTGTTGAAGAAAACAAACTTCAGCATCAAGTTCAATCATTTCTTTGGTGGTCAGACTGGTATTCGGATTGTCCTGAGTCAACCAATTGATATAGTGATCAATCTTGAATTCCTTCAATTCCAAATCACTTGGAATCAATTTCAACTCCTTAAGCGTTCTAACGATCGAGTTCATGACGATATTGCTCCTTTAATTCGTCGTAACGGTCGGGTGCATTCACATACTTGGATTGGTAGCCTGCAATTAACCACAGCAAGGTCACAGGAAACAAAGCTCCGATCGCTCCAATCAGTTGGCTTTCTTGTTCGAGTAGCTTGAACGCGATCACGCCTTCGACTAACGTTGATCCGATCGCAAATACGATCGTCAACAGCGCAGGTCTGAGTTGATGTTTCGCCTCCACTTCTTCGAGCAGTTCGAGTTGAACCTGGGTGTACCAAGTATCAGGATTAAGCTTCTCCATTGGAATTCTCCGGTGATAAGCGTGATAACAAGATGCTGCGAACTTGGTTCGTATTCTGTTTGAACTTCAGATCGGTTAAAACTTCCGTCGCCGCTGCTTGAGTGAAATAGCAAGCAACTCCGCCTCCAAGTAGTCCGATCGAGAAAGCAAAGTCATCTCCTCCAGCTTGTTGGGCTAACAATCGAGGAGCCAAACTGAACGTGAATGCGCCTAATGCAAAAACCATCAGCTTCAAACAGATTCGCTGATCCCGCGTTAACCGTTTCAAGCTCAGTGCTTCTAATTCCTCAATACGTGACTGTGCAAATTGTCTTCGGGCTTCTTGTGCAAGTGCAGCAAAAACATGTGCTCGATAGTCGGCTGGAAGCGCCAAGATGATTTCAGGTGAAAGCTTGCGCCACCAAGCTAAACGAATTCGTCGATCGATCATTGAGCCATCTCCAAAAGCTAGGATTTACGTGCCAGATCAAATGCCCATTTCAGCCCGCTATCACTATCGCGATAAGGAACGATTTGAGTTCTCGGACTTTCTTTGAAAGCTGTAATCCACTGACTTTGAAGTGTTGCTTCTGAACCCACAATCAAAACCACTCCGCGCTGAGCAATTCGCTCTTGAATCCAGTGTTTGATCTGCTGCCAATCGATCGCAGTTTGTCCGTCTGCAACTTCCGCTGCTTGAATCACAAAGATTGCAACGACTGGAGCTTGATTCTGTAATTGCACATGTTGTACCTGTGTTGACCAATCTCGAACGGCACTCATTAACGCGGTTCCAGGAGCATGTCCCAGACTCGCATCAGGATCAAGAATGCGATCGCAGCGACTTCGTAAATTATTCTGCGCTTGCGGTTGATAGGTTGTGTTTTGCCACTGTGTGATTCGATCTGCAAATTGAGCATCGACGATCGCATCTTTCGGTTTGAGAAAAGTCAACCGCTGCCGACAGAGAGTGATCACCTCAGCTTTGAACGGCTGATTGGACGTGGATACATCGACATACAACGTACTCGTAACGGCTTGAGGCTTAAAAAACAGGGATGAACTAATGAGAACAAATAAAAATCCGAGCGTGAATAAAATCAGAGGAGATTTCCAAACGGGAGAATTTGGAATGGGATGAGTGTTCGGTCGAGTGCTGAGTTTCATTTTCAACTCTGGAGAGATTTTGTGAGATAATGCGGTCTCATCGCAAAAAGCAGTCTCGTATCCGCTGAATCGACTAGCCGGGTGACTGAGGAGATCCATTCGTTGTGGAAGGAGCGATCGTTCCTGTGATGAATGTGACCTCAGATTCAGTTGCGGTTAGATTGGCTCAATCAAATCGTCTTGATGAATCAAACGCGGCAGCGGAGTCAATCTTGCATAAATTTCAAGAACCTATGACAAACACGCTGATCCACTCCTCTGTTTCACCAAACGCAGGTGAAGCTTTAAACTTGCTAATATGTGAATTTTTTGTAACAATAGCTGTCAATTCCTTGCTCTCCGAGTCTGTGGCGCTGAAGGAGATGCGGTGTCGATGTCGGTAAGCGATTTAGAACGATATTTACTCAGGGATGACATTGATGCGGGAAAAAGACTGTTAACACAAAGGACATATCGAGAGAGCGTTCGCCAAATTGCTAGAGGACTGCTCAATCGGTCGTTTCCGCAATATTTAGAGGATGCAATCCAAGAGGCAGAAACACACACTCTCGAAAAAGCTCACAGGCATGAATTTCTCGCAGCTTTGTTCTGTAAAGCGTTTAGGCAGCAGGGAGGAAAGGTTACTCGCAAACGCAATTCGGCGCATCGAATTAATGAAATTCCGCCCGCAATTATAGAACGAGCGAGACAAATTGGTTCGGAGCAGGGAATTGAGATTGCTTGTGGTTCATTTTGTTTCTGTGAAGAGTTCAATCTCGCAGGTCAGTCTATAACGCTCTTGACTTGCGATCATCCATTGCGAAAGGCTGTGATCGAACTCGCACTGGGGGAGAATGGGGTCTGCACTGCTACATTACACGAGTTCTATACTTGGCATCGCTTCGTTGCTAAAAACAAAATTCGGGATTGTCTTCGACGGTATGTAACTCAAGCGCTACCGAGTCTCGATCGAGTGGATCAACTGGGAAATCGCTGGATTGATTCTATTTCCGATGAAGACACAAATCGAGATCTTGAAGAGGAGATCGATCGAGAACAAATCCGGCAGCAGACCCTTCGATGTCTTAAACAAATCGATCGCTTATTTCCAAATCAGCGCTACATTGAGCTATGTCGCAAACTTTACAAGGAGAACAACACTCAAAAACAAGTTGCAGACGCATGGGGGCTGAGTGAAGGTGCTGTGAGTCGGCGACTGAGAACTTTAATACAGAAAATTCGTCAATGTCTGAAAAAAGCTCAAGTTGAAGTTCCAGAAGACAATCAAGCTCAGCGGCGACGATCGCAGAAGGGCTACGATTCGTGATAGAATACTTTGCTAAACGAATATACTTGATACTTAGATCAATCT
Coding sequences within it:
- a CDS encoding methyltransferase type 11 (similar to AA sequence:cyanobase_aa:Npun_F0673): MTMTPLKSDFLEKMRQQFDNAPYPRTPLEEFPKNPRTLYIHSLVTAYYRRNQKVITPAGKVILDAGCGTGYKSLELAIANPGAKIVGIDLSPASVDLARKRLQYHNIENAEFHAIALEDLPSLGMQFDYINNDEVLYLLPDPIAGLKAMREVLKPDGILRTNFHSSLQRAVYLSAQKFFSQVGLMSGGEPEENVQLVRQTMKCLKNNVMLKLRGWNSNFETDDQTVLANYLLEGDKGWTIPEFFAALREADLEFASMVNWRDWDLMSLFMDIDELPFSIVMSLAEKTVEEQLYLVELLHPHNRLLDIWCGHQGHEHSYTPISEWTDEQWRSATIHINPQLHKDEFKQDLTMCVTQLKAFQLSDYLQLVNHAVAVDSLSAGCLLPLLEMPQPMNALVQWWQKLRPFNPVTLEPTPETEAFDLIKNLLLPLEEMGYVMVETTE
- a CDS encoding carboxynorspermidine decarboxylase (similar to AA sequence:cyanobase_aa:LBDG_52110) produces the protein MINDTVMATIPSPCFVLDEARLERNLQIFDRVQQAAPVKVLLALKAYALFHSFPLISKTLSGASASSLWEARLAAEEFGGALHVYSPAYRDQDLPELLDRATHLTFNSLSQWERSPKGATSIGLRINPLYSPVKTALYNPCQPGSRLGVHPEQLGDRLPEGISGFLSHNLCESDSFALEKTLQQIEQHYGHLLPQIQWLNLGGGHLMTHENYDVDHAIAVLNAFHDRYPHLQLYLEPGSAIVWQTGDLVGTVLDLIPTNDFTHVMLDVSFTAHMPDCLEMPYQPEIEGASQSGDYRLGGSSCLAGDFLGDYGFDRPLSIGDRLVFKDMMHYTMVKSTMFNGVAHPAIGCLKKDGSFELWREFGYEDYRSRVG
- a CDS encoding hypothetical protein (similar to AA sequence:cyanobase_aa:Ava_3922); this encodes MGKSKKGKPEWIKETLEIDKNHGWESKPGYKIFVAGRGAVRFDVPQNWHFEPDEKSFRFLDAPPPKDDCRLEVSYNHLPKQDWSLFPLAHTVKKIATDDRRDVIEVGNVVTLKRQTARIAWIQIKFIDSNEEREAYSRICVGLGSSVQCLITFDYWADQAEKLTPVWDEVMNTLVLGLYIRDPRTGFAMPD
- a CDS encoding hypothetical protein (hypothetical protein slr0049;~similar to AA sequence:cyanobase_aa:LBDG_52120) — protein: MARVMVVGAGGVSRVVTHKLAALEEFDEILLASRTLERCNTIAESISSKSIQTAQLDADNVPETVKLLKAFRPDILINVALPYQDLSLMDACLEAGVNYLDTANYEPPDNPKFEYRWQWAYQERFFDAGLTAILGCGFDPGVTGIFTAYALKHHFDEIHELDIVDCNAGSHGRAFATNFNPEINIREITQPGRYYEKGEWVTVPPLSIHQPVDYPEIGDRESYLLYHEELESLVKHIPTLKRARFWMTFSENYLMYLRVLETLGLTRIDPIDYHGTPVVPLKLLKKLLPDPSSLAATYTGQTSIGCHLRGIKNGQPQQYYIYNNCDHAEAYQEVGAQAISYTTGVPAALGALMVVSGVWQKPGVFNVEQLDPDPFLQRLGAMGLPWHEVIGQSSPFAGV
- a CDS encoding hypothetical protein (similar to AA sequence:cyanobase_aa:MAE59320) — its product is MVTQPQLNEIIYPEGDGKPMADNTKQFRWIVVIEQNLEWLFADDPNVFVAGDLLWYPVEGNNRLCTAPDAMVVFGRPKGDRGSYLQWEEENLPPQVVFEILSPGNTPREMGRKLVFYNTYGVEEYYIYDPDRNQLEGWCRSEDELLDQIESIDGWTSPRLGIRFQLGEELQLYRPDGVPFFSFAQINQMLDEERQRAEQERQRADEERRRAEESEQRAEQERQRAEEMEKLLQQYRERFGELNLE